In the Arachis ipaensis cultivar K30076 chromosome B04, Araip1.1, whole genome shotgun sequence genome, GCCAATCCAGAGTGGAAGATCAAAAGTAGCACCAGAACCTGAAGATATTGGTGAGCAATACTTGAAGGAACTAGTGGATCGTAACTTGGTACAAGTGGCCAGTAGGAGGAGTGACGGGAAAGGCGTCAAAACTTGTAAGATCCATGATCTCATTCGGGAATTGTGTATTTCAGAGAGTAACAGTAACAATGCTCGTAGGTTGTCATTTCCAAGGGATATAGGATCCTATGCATGTTCAGTAACATGTCATCAATCATGCACTTATTCCTTGTTCATTTATGGAGATGCCAAGGGATGGTCACATCATATTCCAGAAGACTATCGAGTTAATGTGCTATATTTTGAAGGATGGATTGATGATCTAACTAAtgaaaagaatgttgagaatTTGAAGGAGTTGAAAAGTTTCAAGTTCTTGAAAATAGATATTTTTTACCCAAATGGGGTAAGTAAGCTTCAGAGCATACAAACATTACATATAATGAACGATGGAACTCCCAAGGACCTAAGTATTGGGGGGTTAAAGCAACTCAGACATTTTCGAAGAGAATGTGAAGTGTGTTTATTAGTAGATGAAGATGGGGTAAAAAACAAAATGCAGAATCTCCAAACCCTACTTTATGTGCATGTTGATTCACAACTAGGGTCCTTACTCGACAATGGCTACTTTCCCAACTTAAGAACACTGGGTTTATGTGTAACTGAAGAAGGAAGACATTCAGCAGAAAAAACTTTTAGTAGTTTACACTGCCTAAGCAATCTACAGAAACTCAAACTGGAGCTCCCGGTCTCTGAACCGTTTCCAATTCCAGTTGATAAAATTGCATTTCCGTCAAATCTTAGCAAGCTTACCATATCATTTTTTGATGGTTTGAAGTCCGAAGACATGAATGCATTGGGACGAATTCCCGGccttaagattttaaaattccatGATGTACGTTGTATCGAAAAAATCCTTAATTGTGGTACTGATAGGAGCTTTCTGCAGCTTCAAGTGTTTATCATGATATCTGTGTGTGTCAAATGTCTTACCTTAGAAGATGGTGCCATGCCTTGCCTTCGACGTGCGGTCTTCCATGGCTGCCCTGGCTTGGAGTTGAAGGACCTTCCTGAACAAATGCGTTCCTTGGGTTGTAACTTGCATTTTACGCCACATGACGACGAGGAttttgaagaagatgatgatgaggatgatgatgattttgatgattgatttcTGTGAGGTATTGGATGTCAATGTCTTTTACTAAGACTCATATGCtatctaattaaaatttaattatagtGATAGTTTTTATAATTGAATATCTACAATGCTCTATaagtattaaattttaaattaattttaaaactaCATACATAAAACTTTTTTTATAAaacaattaaaattataaaaattgtatttttattaGATTAATGTTTTAATTTTNNNNNNNNNNNNNNNNNNNNNNNNNNNNNNNNNNNNNNNNNNNNNNNNNNNNNNNNNNNNNNNNNNNNNNNNNNNNNNNNNNNNNNNNNNNNNNNNNNNNNNNNNNNNNNNNNNNNNNNNNNNNNNNNNNNNNNNNNNNNNNNNNNNNNNNNNNNNNNNNNNNNNNNNNNNNNNNNNNNNNNNNNNNNNNNNNNNNNNNNNNNNNNNNNNNNNNNNNNNNNNNNNNNNNNNNNNNNNNNNNNNNNNNNNNNNNNNNNNNNNNNNNNNNNNNNNNNNNNNNNNNNNNNNNNNNNNNNNNNNNNNNNNNNNNNNNNNNNNNNNNNNNNNNNNNNNNNNNNNNNNNNNNNNNNNNNNNNNNNNNNNNNNNNNNNNNNNNNNNNNNNNNNNNNNNNNNNNNNNNNNNNNNNNNNNNNNNNNNNNNNNNNNNNNNNNNNNNNNNNNNNNNNNNNacatcaaaattttaattaaattttaaattatgaatATCTTCAATTTACGAAAAGATATTTAGTTAACTCTAATAGTTTTTACACTAGAAAagatctaattacaaaattaaaaacaatagaaGGACcaattgaaaaaatatatatataaaaatctaattaaaaatttagtaaaactatatgaactaacagaataattaaacctttaattAATTGCCTTTTCATGCAACTTCCTTTTTATGCTTCTACCAATAAGATGAATCATTCTAACGTGTATGTAATTATGTTCAATTTGTGCAGAACTTTCGTCCATAATACATCTCATTACATGTGCTCTTGCAGTCTTATATTGTGTTGTAATGGAGTGTGATCCTCTAATATTGcactgtttttctttcttttttttgaatAAAGTGGTTTGTTTTTACTGCGAATGACACTTTTAGCACTTATTTTCGTATTGTAATTCCTCGAAAATGAACATGTGTATTATGATTCGCTTTTACATTGTGCATGTTCTGTTAAAGATGTGAAATGGCATGTAATTTCTTTTATGTTATAAATAAATACGAGGTGAATTCATGTTATTAGCGTAGAGCGTTACTAACAAAATACTTGATTAAGCGGACCAGTGAGCTAACTATTGGAGCAATCCAACTTGATTAAAAGAATTAGCTAATGAGTATCTTATTGTCATTGAAGAAAGATTTGAATGATGTGATTAAGCAACTGATGGAAGAAGATTCCCTAGGAACGTTGTTTCCATTGTTGGCATGGGTGGATTAGGCAAGACTACCCTTGCTCAAAGATCTATAATAGCTATGAGGTGAAGAAGCTATTCCCTTGTCATGCATGGGCAACTGTTTCTAAGGACTACAGAGAAAAAGAAGTTTACAAGAACCTTCTCAACTGTCTGAACATGAAGATTCAAACAGTGAAGAGGAGCTAAAGCAGAAGATGATGAGGTCaacttttttttgtatttattgtaATATTCTTATTATATCAAATTAATGATGCATactgaaaaataataatttcttttATATATGTATAAAGAATGCTGGCGATGCTAAAAGACAAGTTAAGGTTGGTTAAGTCTGATATCAAGAGtttaataatatagtaattaatataataaaattgcTGGTGAAAAAGCAATTGTCATGACCAAAGTTTTTTATAACAAATATATGTCATTCATCAACTATGCTAGATGTATGTTAAAATTTGCTATCAAAAATCACTCTCTAAAGtagaatacatattaaaatacaaaatatacattaaaaaaaagtaCATATAATTTATAATGATTAGTTATGGATTTAGATTGCCAAAGAAGAAAAATATACATTATGTGCAATTCGATGAACATTTAATAATCTTAAGAACAAAATCAGAGGAgtgcaaaaatcaaataaaatatatatactgTCCAAGGAAAGCATTGATGGACGGCAGCAATTCTGTTATATAATCATCTAAATAGTAATATAAGTTCAATTTGCATTAAAATATTTAGAATCAGCAACTACAAAGAAAGAAACCTGTCCATTTCCATCTCTattttgttgattcttgaatctCGATTATTATTGCAATTGAAACCTTCCAAAGACTGTTACCATAGCAAGTTCATCATCACATTTCGAGTATGATGTCTTCCTGAGCTTTAGAGGTTACACAAGATTCGAATTCACAAACACACTCTATCATGCTTTGATCAAAGCAAGAATCGAGACCTTCAGAGATACCGAGGGGCTGAAAACAGGGGAGGAGCTGGAAGGTTCTCTTGTTGAAGCAATTGAAAGATCAAGGATGTCAATTCTTGTACTCTGTGACAAGTATCCAACTTCTCGGTGGTGCCTTGATGAACTCGTCAAGATCATGGAGTGTTCCAACAACGGAAAAACGCGACCGGTGTTACCAATCTATTTCCATGTGCTACGATCAGATGTGCAGTATCAGAAGAAAAGTTATAGAACAGCCATGATTGATCAAGAAAAAGGAAGATACAAGCACAGAGTGGAAGCATGGAGGTCTGCTTTGTCTGCAGTTGGCACCATATATGGACAAAACATCAGTCAACTTACGTGAGTAGTTATCATAGTAGCTAGAATCTCGATTTAACTATTAAAATGATTCAatcgattttataaaatttatactaCATCTGGCGATTTTACGATTCAAATCTTATTTACAtacttaatttactttttttattaCACGTAAAATCTTGATTTTCTCTACCTTAGTACTTAATTTATTTTGTAGACAAAGCTATTTAAACAGGTTTCCTCCGAAATCTAGGCAAATAATACAGTAAAAGTCAATCATATATAATCAACGATCATAAATTTCAGTacatgatttttaaaattttcagttTTTAACAAAACTATATACTTACGTGCTTATATATGGATTGTTAGTTTTATATTACCACCATATGATATATTCACCAAAATCGAACCCCGGAGTTTAGCTAAATTTTGGGATTTAGATAAACTTGAAGGCGGAGACTTAGGTAAACTTCTTTAAGACGTTTGATCTCGTCCATTGATTAGATTGTTGCGTATTCTTGTATAAAAGAAGACAAATTAAAATGCAAAGAAAATGTGTATGTATGTTGCTTGCGGACCATGGGGTATGGTTATGGACAAGATTGTTGAAGAGGTCACAAAAAGACTTCCTCCCTTGCCTCTGCATATTGATCGTCCACTTGGATGTGATTCTGAACTTGAAGAGGCAAAATCACTTCCACAGATTGATTCACATGCTACCTCTTTTATGTTGGTAATTCATGGAGAACGTGAAATAAGCAAATTTGTTGCGGAGCTGTATAACAAGATTAGGCCTCACTTTGTAGCTGCAAGTTTTCTTTCTAATGTCAGTGAGAAAACAAATGAAAGTGGTTTTGGCCTAGAAATTCTACAGATCACCCTTCTTTCTGAGATGATAGGAAAGGTAAAGACTAAGATTGGAAGTACATTCAAAGGATCCtctgaaataaaaaaaagactAGACCAGAAAAGGGTTCTTCGAGTTTTGGATGATGTTGATAGCATACAACAACTGAATTCACTAGCAGGAGGAACTGATTGGTTTGGTCCTGGTAGTAGAATCAGtataacaacaaaaaataaaaatgggCTAGAAGATGAGCATTTGTCAAATAATGGTCTTAATATGGTTATGAAGCATTACATCTACAAAGAAAGTGGATCTACtgtgaaagaaaaaaatgtagtGGGATTggtgaaagattttgaaattgtgaTTAATCAGCTCAAGGAAGAAGGTTCCCCTGAGAATGTTGTTTCCATTGTTGGCATGGGTGGGTTAGGCAAGACTACACTTGCTCGAAAGATCTACAATAGCGATGAGGTCAAGACGATATATCCTTGCCGTGCCTGAGCAACTGTTTCCAAGGATTTAAGAGAAAAGGAAGTTTTTAAAAGCCTTCTCACAATTGTCTGAAGCCATCCACATGCAAATCTAAAAATGAAGATTCAAGAAGTGATGAGGAGGAGCTGAAGCAGGTGAGAAAATGTTTGGAAGGAAAAAAGTACTTGGTAGTCCTTGATGATGTTTGGGACACTTATAACCATAGCGGGGATTGTTGCAAAGAGGGACAGATCAAAGGATGCATGGGAAGGAATCAAGAACCTGCTACCTTACTGGTCTATTGCTGAAGACAAAGAAGGTAAGAAGATGATGGAGATTTTGAAGTTTAGCTATGATGATTTGCCTAACAAAATGAAGCCTTGCTTTCTATATCTTGGGGTGTTTCCTGAAGATGAAAAGATTCAGGTGAGAGACTTGATCCGTCTATGGATTGCAGAAGGGTTCATAGGGCCAATTCAAACTAGAAGATCAAAAGAAGCACCACCAGAACCTGAAGATATTGGTGAGCAATACTTGAGGGAGATGGTGGATCGTAATTTGGTACAAGTAGCAAGGAGAAGCAGTGATAGGAAAGGCGTGAAAACATGTAAGATCCATGATCTCTTTCGGGAACTATGCATATCAGAGAGCAACAACCCTGATAACAACACTAACAATGCTCGTAGACTATTGTCCTTTCCTAGCACAGTAGGATCCTATACCTGTTCATTAGAGACGTGCAATAAAGAATCCACTCATTCACTATTTTTTTATGAAGATGCACGAGGGTGGTCACAGCATATTCCAGAAAACCTCCGAGTTAATGTGCTATCTTTTTCGAAATGGGCTCGGGTTAGTTCTTCAACAAGTGCTGAGTATTTGAAGAGTTTGACACCCCTCCGGTACTTGAAAATGGAAGTTAAATTAGATGGATTATGTGACTTTCACAGTTTGGAAACATTACATGTATTGTACACTAGTTTGAAGGACCTAAGAATTGGAGGGTTAAAGCAACTGAGACATCTTCATTGTGAATTTCTGGTGAGATTGTTAGTAGATGAACAAGAAGTACAAGATAAAATGCAGAATCTCCAAACACTATGCTATGTGTATGCCGATTCAAAACTAGGGAGATTACTAGGTGATGATTACTTTCCCAACTTGAGAACACTCGGGTTACATATAGCTTTAGACCAACATGAACCAGCAGAAGAAATCTTAAGGAGCCTACATCGCCTGAAAAAACTAATTAAGCTGAAGCTTATGTTTTCTGTGGTTAATTGGGTTCCATTAGACACAATTGCATTTCCGTCAACTCTTACCAAGATTACATTGTCACGCTTTGCGTATTTCAAGTCAAAAGACATGAATACCTTGGGACGAGTTCCAAGACttcaagttttaaaatttaaaattggatATTGTACGGAACAAACTCTTGATTGTGGTACTGCTGGGAGTTTTCCGGAGCTTCAGGTGTTGATCATGATAAGGGTGGATGTTAGATATCTTATATCCAAAGATGGTGCAATGCCTCGTCTTCGACGTGCTGTCTTCTGTGACTGCCCTCACTTAAAAGGAGGTTACTAAACAAATGCTTTCCTTGGGTGGGTAACTTGGAGTTTTTAGAGCGTCAAATGGACTATGATGATTGATTTCTGTGAGGCATTGGATGTCAATGTCACTGCTTCTTTTGCAAAAGCAGGTATATAAACacatattagaatataaatacacattgaaaatataaattaaatcacatatatttatatacaaatatattaataactaattttaatagttaattttagtatataaataacatttttttcaTATTTCTTTTCGTGAGACTCATAGgcacatgcatatatatatatatatcatccaACTTCTTTTTTATGCTTTCACCAATAAGGTGAATCATTCTAAGACGTATGTATTAATGTATGTGTAATAAATTTTGCAGAAACTCTACTCCATAATACATACATCATTACATGTGCTCCTGTGGcaaaaaattacaaatattttacaagttctaaaataaatagttatgcatttttaacaaaattaaaataattaagagTAGTTGGATTCTACCTGTGACATATGAAGTATATAATATTTAAGAACTCGACAAAGAATAAGTACTCGGTGCAAATCATTACTCTTAAAGAAAAAATCTCACATAATCAAGTATTTgtttctaaaaaatatttttagaaaaatgagGTAAATTTTGTAATTCAGTAACCaaacaatacatctataatcgacatgagactatataaacattattattaaagtaattttttaattaaaaaataatagttgataataataagtgaatcaataagggaattctcatacagaaatcaaatcaaaagtccacacttgggcggctctacctctatgggtagccctttcctctagtatgtccgtacggaataacagatccaacgtgtggcctacacgttaggctagcaacgcccctcctagctgaggtctgagccagatgcatctaggttaacgtcataaccgccgttaactacgcttttctaatacgagcctcccaaaccaattcaaaacatataatttcacaTATAACAAATTCTTCCGTCTTCAAACATATAATGTATCAAATCACATCAAATAATACTTTTTCATCCAAATCCTTTTCAATTATATTTTCTCAAACTTAAGGCATTTCAAACATATTTCACAATTTCAAAATAAGTGAGTAAcaacaaatacttcaatgcttcaaaaaaatcatattcgaataaaatcaaatattttaaaataatataaaacttcgTCAAACATGCATATAGCCTCATAAAAACATATAGTCTCATGTGTATATTAAAATGAACTTAACAAAGATAAATGTTTAGTTCTAATAAATCGATTAttcaatctaatttaaaatcctttTATAATAATATGTAAGTGTAATTATAAGTTCAAAGCAacatatatcaaaataaaatcaTTATAGATGCAAAGCCAaccaattataaatgtaaagacTACTCACAACTTGGTCCCAAGGGACCGAAGAGACCGAACCCAAAATGCCAAATTAAATGGCGAGGAAGGTTGGAATAGAATGGAATGAAAGAGCGCAGAATTTGGACCGAGCCAGTGGCAACAACTTCAATTCTAACAGCAGCAGCAACTCTAACGACAATGTCACGAATGTAATCTCAACAACAACAGCAGCATAGCTACCACTTCAAGGTAAAGGAAGAGCAGTGGTGGCTCTTGACGGCAACAATTCTGACGACTCTGGCAGCAACATTCATGGCCCCAGAGACTCCGGCAAACAATAGAATACCAAAAGCAGAAGCAGAACAGAACAATCTCTTCTCCAGTCACCTCCTCCACCTGCAACGGAGGCAACCGCAATGACAGTGGAAGAACAGAAGGTTTGCTCTATCTCGCGGTGTTGTGGAAGGCAGCAGCAACCCAGCAACTTGCTCCAGCAGAGCTCTCCTTTCTCTCTCCCGTTCGCGCCACCCTTCTCTGCCCTGCTTGGCGATAAAGATGGCCTCAACCGGGATAGCGACAGTCTCGATTGAtggtttatcagtggctaagagaaggggggttgaatcttagcccctttttgatGAGTAACTCTTGCTACCCTTTTAAACTGCTttaggagatatttctgctttttgtctcgtcactagtcaagagacattttctttttgtctcgtaaccagtaaggagatatttttcaattttgtctcctatgAATAAATTCAGAAattgagtagaagagagagagagaatcacaccaagaagtatcctggttcagctgctaagtgcagtgcagcttacatccagtctccatcacaacaatgatgaaatttcactataatcaaacagattacaaacaccaattctccctaggaactaccatTCCTATCCGGGATAAGTCCAGAGTCTATCCCCAaccctgaacttgacttggtcacctaccaagttttcaactgctaagtactaacccaacttgcaagggaatttccacagaatcatgaaacacaacacagatgtacaaaagacctctaggacatctatggctttttcttttaattttgtatactctgccattttcgctctatggctttttcttacaaacctcactgtttgcatttttctatgagactcaagacagacaaaattaaacagaaaaatacaacatgaaaAACATttaaggagaagaacttctgttagcttgggtagctatgagaactctgtgcttttcactcttttctccttgcttcaagccttgactgttcacccttattatagaaggggaagtctccaaggttgaaacggttcaaccgagctaatcttcttcttcttcaacatcaaaAACCGGTTCGtccagagagagaagaggaaaccgaatgcaaaatccaacatgcaattacctcactCTCATCCCATCTCATCAAGCTTCATCAATttgagccttccatcttgacttggtccccaagaaggaTTTCTAACCCTTAATGAGTGCTTGATCCTTGATAGCTCCTCCTGCTCCACTTCTGCTTcctcctccacgtagctacagtagctaccttctaTGATGGGTGACCACaaagtagagacgagccatgCCTCAGGGATCTTCTTCTAAATGGATTCCTTCCATTTCTAGGCATGGTAATCCTGAGACTTCTTCACCACATCTAACCATAagtggcaaagatctcagccacaccatACTGTGGATCTTCTTTTTACAAGAGCCATCATCACCTTGGTCTCTTGCTTGTTCATAGCTTTACTGCTACAGTGCTTCACTTCTGATaacttgcttcttcttcttttctgtgACATGACCAAAAcaataagagagaagagagagaagagagaaaactttCAATGTAATTGaagaatgaaattaaaaataGATTAATTTCCCACTTTCCTTTGCTTAGTAATGTGTGAGAGTAATGATGGCAATCAAATCAATGTGAACTTTCTCTCTCATGTTACCAAGGCATGCATTAAATccatttaatcaaaatttaaattccaCCCAAGTGAATGGGTAACCGAACCTAATCAAGCACTACCCCTTTCCTTCCTTTTTCAATTCGGACCAAGC is a window encoding:
- the LOC107637433 gene encoding disease resistance protein RML1B-like — encoded protein: MDKIVEEVTKRLPPLPLHIDRPLGCDSELEEAKSLPQIDSHATSFMLVIHGEREISKFVAELYNKIRPHFVAASFLSNVSEKTNESGFGLEILQITLLSEMIGKVKTKIGSTFKGSSEIKKRLDQKRVLRVLDDVDSIQQLNSLAGGTDWFGPGSRISITTKNKNGLEDEHLSNNGLNMVMKHYIYKESGSTVKEKNVVGLVKDFEIVINQLKEEGSPENVVSIVGMGGLGKTTLARKIYNSDEVKTIYPCRA
- the LOC107637434 gene encoding putative late blight resistance protein homolog R1B-16, whose product is MMFGTLITIAGIVAKRDRSKDAWEGIKNLLPYWSIAEDKEGKKMMEILKFSYDDLPNKMKPCFLYLGVFPEDEKIQVRDLIRLWIAEGFIGPIQTRRSKEAPPEPEDIGEQYLREMVDRNLVQVARRSSDRKGVKTCKIHDLFRELCISESNNPDNNTNNARRLLSFPSTVGSYTCSLETCNKESTHSLFFYEDARGWSQHIPENLRVNVLSFSKWARVSSSTSAEYLKSLTPLRYLKMEVKLDGLCDFHSLETLHVLYTSLKDLRIGGLKQLRHLHCEFLVRLLVDEQEVQDKMQNLQTLCYVYADSKLGRLLGDDYFPNLRTLGLHIALDQHEPAEEILRSLHRLKKLIKLKLMFSVVNWVPLDTIAFPSTLTKITLSRFAYFKSKDMNTLGRVPRLQVLKFKIGYCTEQTLDCGTAGSFPELQVLIMIRVDVRYLISKDGAMPRLRRAVFCDCPHLKGGY